The following coding sequences are from one Shewanella putrefaciens window:
- a CDS encoding PfaB family protein: MNLASPLATTNSAKPLRIAVLLGDAVNLSPHSAQVLGTFAERESVQICAANANQSTAHEPTLHESTVHEPIVHEPSVYEQSSLTALLGQAITAIEQGKLVELKFNDGNLPQSLYLLDGLRAAKLRLHAHAFIAGFAAGNEATGGANAAVANAAAIANTALAAAKRSPAQTVQHQLVANTLNEAFVALRQGVTALAARTQAPLHGATDIKEANGTNHQAGYWFSDQHQARVLCLNLVAKTSNQADESRNLNQSIVLTQGTKVIAPKALVDENRLFVPISGDSIDSLIAQVLQLVNTLENGAGLHADFRAEQLKPWFERYDANATLALVLMAASIDDLKLEAKAMLSALENDAVRHHGQAFKTPAGSCFTAKPLGDAGLTFVYPGVGTVYANMFNNLHEYFPTLYHQLEREGDLSAMLQSPQIYAADVKTAAGMSLSQQAISGVGASYLFTKLLTQVFNIKPKMALGYSMGEAAMWASLDVWQTPHAMIKATENSDIFNHAISGELTAVRRAWQLKDNESIVWNSFVVRADSNEIKALLPEFPRAYLAIIQGDTCVIAGCETSCKALLAKLGKRGIAANRVTAMHTAPAMLVHGQVQDFYTQAVKPEALKPKALEAAVQDLPIRFISAAQTAPVTVDSHSIGRAIADTFCSPLDFSALIQNATEQGARLFVEVGADRQTSTLIDKISHAHASQTTVNEATVAIACNAKGADAITCLLKCLAQLISHRVPLSLAPLIKPLSANAAPLSSAVSPKGEPL; encoded by the coding sequence GTGAACTTAGCCTCTCCTTTAGCAACGACAAATAGCGCCAAGCCACTGCGTATTGCAGTGTTGCTTGGCGATGCAGTCAACCTTTCCCCTCACTCAGCCCAAGTATTAGGGACGTTTGCGGAACGTGAAAGCGTTCAGATTTGCGCAGCCAATGCCAACCAATCGACAGCACATGAACCGACATTGCACGAGTCGACAGTACATGAGCCGATAGTGCATGAACCGTCAGTGTATGAGCAAAGCTCGCTCACTGCCTTGTTAGGCCAAGCAATAACAGCCATTGAGCAAGGTAAGCTCGTTGAACTTAAATTCAATGATGGCAATCTGCCCCAGTCTCTTTACTTGCTCGATGGTTTACGCGCCGCCAAACTACGCCTACACGCCCACGCATTTATTGCAGGCTTTGCAGCAGGTAATGAGGCTACTGGTGGTGCGAATGCGGCTGTTGCTAATGCAGCGGCTATTGCAAATACGGCGTTAGCGGCGGCAAAGCGCAGTCCAGCACAAACCGTTCAGCATCAGCTCGTCGCCAACACTCTCAACGAGGCATTTGTTGCGCTGCGCCAAGGCGTAACCGCCCTCGCGGCACGAACACAAGCGCCGCTTCATGGCGCAACTGATATTAAAGAGGCAAACGGCACAAATCATCAAGCAGGCTATTGGTTTAGCGATCAACATCAAGCACGGGTGTTGTGCCTAAACCTTGTCGCAAAAACGTCAAATCAAGCGGATGAATCTCGAAATCTAAACCAAAGTATTGTGCTGACCCAAGGCACAAAAGTTATTGCGCCCAAAGCTCTTGTTGATGAAAACCGGCTGTTTGTGCCGATAAGTGGTGACAGTATTGATTCACTCATCGCGCAAGTATTGCAACTAGTTAACACTCTGGAAAATGGCGCCGGCTTGCACGCTGACTTTCGCGCTGAGCAACTCAAACCTTGGTTTGAACGCTATGATGCCAACGCAACACTGGCATTAGTCTTGATGGCGGCATCGATTGACGACCTCAAACTTGAAGCCAAAGCTATGCTTTCGGCGCTTGAAAATGATGCTGTTCGTCATCATGGTCAAGCCTTTAAAACGCCAGCGGGTAGCTGTTTCACCGCTAAGCCGCTAGGGGATGCGGGGCTGACCTTTGTATATCCTGGCGTTGGTACGGTTTACGCCAATATGTTCAATAACTTGCATGAGTATTTCCCCACGCTGTATCACCAGCTAGAACGTGAAGGCGATTTAAGCGCCATGCTGCAATCACCGCAGATTTATGCGGCAGATGTTAAAACTGCAGCGGGCATGAGCTTAAGTCAGCAAGCGATTAGTGGCGTGGGTGCCAGTTACCTATTCACTAAGCTGTTGACCCAAGTCTTTAATATTAAACCAAAAATGGCGCTGGGTTACTCTATGGGCGAAGCGGCCATGTGGGCCAGCCTTGATGTGTGGCAAACGCCCCATGCTATGATCAAGGCCACCGAAAATAGCGATATTTTCAACCATGCCATTTCTGGCGAGCTAACCGCAGTACGCCGAGCATGGCAGCTTAAGGATAATGAATCCATAGTGTGGAACAGCTTTGTGGTGCGCGCCGATAGCAACGAAATCAAAGCATTACTGCCAGAGTTTCCTCGCGCTTATTTAGCCATCATTCAAGGTGATACTTGCGTTATTGCCGGCTGCGAAACAAGCTGTAAAGCCCTACTTGCAAAGTTAGGTAAGCGTGGGATTGCCGCCAATCGCGTCACGGCAATGCATACCGCACCTGCCATGTTAGTCCATGGGCAAGTACAAGATTTTTATACTCAAGCGGTGAAACCTGAGGCACTGAAACCTAAGGCGCTGGAAGCGGCGGTGCAAGATCTGCCTATTCGCTTTATTAGCGCAGCGCAAACTGCGCCAGTCACCGTGGATAGCCACAGCATTGGCCGCGCGATTGCCGATACCTTTTGTTCGCCACTCGACTTTAGTGCGCTCATTCAAAATGCCACTGAGCAAGGCGCTAGGCTGTTTGTCGAAGTGGGCGCCGATAGGCAAACCAGCACACTCATAGATAAAATCAGCCACGCCCATGCAAGCCAAACCACAGTGAACGAGGCAACAGTCGCCATTGCCTGCAATGCCAAGGGTGCCGATGCGATTACCTGCTTACTCAAGTGCTTAGCTCAGCTGATAAGCCACAGAGTGCCGCTGTCGCTCGCGCCGCTCATTAAGCCATTAAGTGCTAACGCAGCCCCTTTATCATCAGCTGTATCACCAAAAGGAGAACCCCTGTGA